Proteins encoded together in one Pseudoxanthobacter soli DSM 19599 window:
- a CDS encoding M3 family metallopeptidase, producing MTQSLPNPLLSDWTGPFELPPFAAIAPADFRPAFERGIEEHRREIAAIVADPAAPDFDNTIAAFEASGRTLRRVSSVFFNLASADTSDALQAIEREIAPVLSRHYNAIYLDDDLFARVDAVFRRGVDGLTEEQARVLERYHTGFLRSGAGRPAETKARLAAISERLAVLGTTFGQNVLGDEKAWTLVIENEADLAGLPDFVVAAAAKTAEDRGLAGRWVITLSRSSIEPFLQFSTRRNLREQAFKAWAARGANGGASDNRAIIAETVALRAEKARLLGYASYADYRLSDAMAKSPEAAGALLRSVWEPARRRATEERAALQDLVQAEGGNFDLAPWDWRFYSERRRKAEFDLDESALKPFLSLDNIIAAAFDTATRLFGLSFTERPDLVLHHPDARAFEVKDADGSPVGLFIGDYFARPSKRSGAWMSAFRGQQKLVGDIRPIIINVMNFAKAADGEPTLLSFDEARTLFHEFGHGLHGLLSNVTYPSIAGTGVDRDFVEFPSQLYEHWLEQPEVLRRFAVHYRTGEPMPADLLARLTASRTFNQGFATVEYVASALVDLEMHILSSTEGFDSDTFEKKVLDEIGMPDAMVMRHRPAHFQHVFAGDGYSSAYYSYLWSEVLDADGFRAFKESGDPFDPAVAKRLRDFVYSAGNRRPPEEAYRGFRGRDPDPSALLEKRGLAAAPVAAE from the coding sequence TTGACCCAATCCTTGCCCAATCCGCTTCTGTCCGACTGGACCGGCCCCTTCGAACTGCCGCCGTTCGCCGCAATCGCGCCTGCTGATTTCCGCCCGGCCTTCGAGCGGGGGATCGAGGAGCACCGCCGCGAGATCGCCGCCATCGTCGCCGATCCCGCCGCGCCCGATTTCGACAACACCATCGCCGCCTTCGAGGCGAGCGGGCGGACGCTTCGGCGGGTCTCGTCGGTGTTCTTCAATCTCGCCAGCGCCGATACCAGCGATGCGCTGCAGGCGATCGAGCGCGAGATCGCCCCCGTGCTCTCGCGCCACTACAACGCGATCTATCTCGACGATGACCTGTTCGCGCGCGTCGACGCCGTGTTCAGACGCGGGGTCGACGGCCTCACCGAGGAGCAGGCCCGCGTTCTCGAGCGCTATCACACCGGCTTCCTTCGCAGCGGCGCCGGCCGGCCGGCCGAGACCAAGGCACGGCTGGCGGCGATCTCGGAGCGCCTCGCCGTTCTCGGCACCACCTTCGGCCAGAACGTGCTCGGCGACGAGAAGGCCTGGACGCTGGTGATCGAGAACGAGGCCGATCTCGCCGGCCTGCCCGACTTCGTCGTGGCCGCTGCTGCGAAGACCGCCGAGGACCGCGGCCTCGCCGGACGCTGGGTCATCACGCTATCGCGTTCCTCGATCGAGCCGTTCCTGCAGTTCTCCACCCGTCGCAATCTGCGCGAGCAGGCGTTCAAGGCGTGGGCTGCGCGCGGCGCCAACGGCGGAGCGAGCGATAACCGCGCAATCATCGCCGAAACCGTTGCATTGCGCGCCGAAAAAGCGCGCTTGCTCGGTTACGCGAGCTATGCCGATTATCGGCTGTCGGACGCCATGGCGAAGAGCCCGGAGGCGGCCGGAGCTCTGCTGCGCTCGGTCTGGGAACCGGCGCGCAGGCGCGCCACGGAGGAGCGTGCGGCACTCCAGGATCTGGTTCAGGCCGAAGGCGGCAATTTCGACCTCGCCCCCTGGGATTGGCGGTTCTACTCCGAACGCCGCCGCAAGGCCGAATTCGATCTCGACGAAAGCGCCCTTAAGCCCTTCCTGTCGCTGGACAATATCATCGCGGCGGCCTTCGACACCGCCACCCGTCTGTTCGGCCTCAGCTTCACCGAGCGACCCGACCTCGTGCTCCACCACCCGGATGCCCGCGCGTTCGAGGTGAAGGATGCCGACGGCAGCCCGGTGGGTCTCTTCATCGGCGATTATTTCGCCCGACCGTCAAAGCGCAGCGGCGCCTGGATGAGCGCATTCCGCGGCCAGCAGAAACTGGTGGGCGACATCCGCCCGATCATCATCAACGTGATGAACTTCGCCAAGGCGGCCGATGGCGAGCCCACTCTTCTGTCGTTCGACGAGGCGCGCACGCTGTTCCACGAGTTCGGCCACGGTCTGCACGGGCTGTTGTCCAACGTGACCTATCCCTCGATTGCCGGCACAGGGGTGGACCGCGATTTCGTGGAGTTCCCGTCGCAGCTTTACGAACACTGGCTGGAACAGCCGGAGGTGCTGAGGCGCTTTGCCGTGCATTACCGCACCGGCGAGCCGATGCCCGCCGATCTTCTCGCGCGGTTGACCGCAAGCCGCACGTTCAACCAGGGCTTCGCCACGGTCGAATACGTCGCCTCGGCGCTCGTCGACCTCGAAATGCACATCCTGTCGTCCACGGAAGGCTTCGATTCCGACACGTTCGAAAAGAAAGTTCTCGACGAAATCGGGATGCCGGATGCGATGGTCATGCGCCATCGACCGGCACATTTCCAGCACGTCTTCGCCGGCGACGGCTATTCTTCAGCCTATTACAGCTATCTGTGGTCCGAGGTGCTCGACGCCGACGGCTTCCGCGCCTTCAAGGAGTCCGGCGATCCGTTCGACCCGGCAGTGGCGAAGCGGCTGCGCGATTTCGTCTACTCGGCCGGCAACAGGCGCCCGCCGGAGGAGGCCTATCGTGGCTTCCGGGGCCGCGACCCCGACCCGTCCGCGCTTCTGGAAAAGCGCGGTCTCGCCGCCGCTCCGGTCGCTGCGGAGTGA
- a CDS encoding C2 family cysteine protease produces MHDKDGELILPENYKIIIIDDSQFKLKSRHNFANISSFFSSSKKNLFENPPAATDIKQGGLGDCYLLAALQALVEQDPKIITGMIKDLRHGHVVVRLYLNGITPQYYRVEKTQLEGENDPVQFHRAPWVHMIEKAFVYYRISTKQSDSIYYDDVIRRGHTHEAISVIRGNTKTAEIAFKKSKDLSSQSSSFAFLRDMMAIDLNGGTIAQWKERNEEKFLTMKQKVFGISDHVVDFIKMTQASNTKLVGWKPGEKKKLKGLFEDRFQEGANVTSDDILEFMMANLLYDMTDPVNNITMASLCCYIKSNFSGQLGTGCYSFDEMSQFNEIKEALLKKKIVTVASVQNPSNGFVGRHAYQVVTVKEDLQLIGRETQVCRFLMLRHPWGVHFPKYVPVKRSYKDIFGQTRETTLLSSEETDEASDLGLPKSVNVSPDVFPVELSDFVKNFTQIMATEYTGG; encoded by the coding sequence ATGCACGACAAGGACGGAGAGCTAATATTACCGGAAAACTACAAGATCATAATAATAGACGACAGCCAATTTAAGCTAAAATCACGTCATAATTTTGCAAACATAAGCAGCTTTTTTTCGTCCTCCAAGAAAAACTTGTTTGAAAATCCACCGGCCGCGACCGATATCAAACAAGGCGGCCTCGGCGACTGCTACCTGCTGGCAGCGCTGCAAGCTCTTGTCGAACAGGATCCGAAAATAATCACCGGCATGATAAAAGACCTTCGCCATGGTCATGTCGTCGTAAGGCTTTATTTGAATGGAATTACGCCTCAATATTACAGAGTCGAGAAGACACAGCTTGAGGGCGAGAACGACCCGGTCCAGTTTCATAGGGCCCCTTGGGTTCATATGATAGAGAAGGCTTTCGTTTATTATAGAATATCAACAAAACAAAGCGACAGTATATATTACGATGACGTCATTCGCCGCGGCCATACACATGAAGCGATCAGCGTTATTCGCGGAAATACAAAAACGGCGGAAATCGCCTTCAAGAAAAGCAAAGACCTGTCCAGTCAGTCGAGTTCATTTGCCTTTCTACGGGACATGATGGCGATCGATCTGAACGGCGGCACGATCGCTCAATGGAAGGAACGAAACGAAGAAAAATTCTTGACGATGAAACAAAAGGTCTTCGGCATAAGCGATCATGTCGTCGACTTCATCAAGATGACGCAGGCCTCGAACACGAAGCTTGTGGGCTGGAAGCCCGGCGAAAAGAAGAAACTGAAAGGCCTTTTCGAGGATCGATTTCAGGAAGGAGCGAATGTCACTTCTGACGATATCCTTGAATTCATGATGGCGAATCTACTTTACGACATGACGGATCCCGTCAACAATATAACCATGGCCTCGCTTTGCTGTTATATCAAATCGAACTTCTCGGGCCAACTTGGAACCGGTTGCTATTCCTTTGATGAAATGTCCCAGTTCAACGAGATCAAGGAAGCTCTTCTGAAGAAGAAGATCGTCACGGTCGCCAGCGTCCAGAACCCAAGTAACGGCTTCGTGGGAAGGCACGCCTATCAGGTGGTCACCGTGAAGGAAGACCTTCAACTCATCGGACGGGAAACTCAGGTCTGCCGGTTCCTGATGCTGCGCCATCCCTGGGGCGTTCATTTCCCCAAATACGTCCCAGTGAAGCGCTCATACAAGGATATCTTCGGGCAGACCCGGGAGACCACGCTGCTGTCGTCCGAGGAGACCGACGAAGCCTCCGATCTCGGGTTACCTAAAAGCGTCAATGTCAGCCCCGATGTCTTTCCGGTCGAACTGTCGGACTTTGTGAAAAATTTCACGCAGATCATGGCGACGGAATATACCGGCGGGTAG
- a CDS encoding SDR family oxidoreductase has protein sequence MAHSLQGKTVLITAAAQGIGRSSVEAFAKAGARVWATDINEAKLAELQGIEGVTPRRLDVLDSDAVNALVAEIGAVDVLFNCAGYVHGGTILEMTDADFDFAVNINVRAMIRTIKAVLPGMLERGDGSIINMSSVASSVKGVPNRFVYGVTKAAVIGLTKAVAADYVSKGIRVNAICPGTVDSPSLQQRLREQGDYEAARAAFVARQPIGRIGSPEEIADLALYLATATYTTGQIHVIDGGWVN, from the coding sequence ATGGCTCATTCACTTCAGGGAAAGACCGTGCTGATCACGGCCGCCGCTCAGGGCATCGGCCGGTCGTCGGTCGAAGCCTTCGCGAAGGCGGGCGCGCGCGTCTGGGCGACGGACATCAACGAGGCGAAGCTCGCCGAACTTCAGGGTATCGAGGGTGTGACGCCCCGCCGGCTCGACGTGCTCGATTCCGATGCGGTGAATGCGCTGGTCGCCGAAATCGGGGCGGTCGACGTGCTGTTCAACTGCGCGGGCTATGTCCACGGCGGCACCATCCTCGAGATGACGGATGCCGATTTCGATTTCGCGGTGAACATCAACGTCCGCGCCATGATCCGCACCATCAAGGCGGTGCTGCCGGGCATGCTGGAGCGCGGCGACGGTTCGATCATCAACATGTCGTCGGTGGCGAGCAGCGTGAAGGGCGTGCCGAACCGCTTCGTCTACGGCGTCACCAAGGCGGCCGTGATCGGCCTCACCAAGGCGGTCGCGGCGGACTATGTCTCGAAGGGCATCCGCGTCAACGCGATCTGCCCCGGCACCGTCGACAGCCCTTCGCTGCAGCAGCGCCTGCGCGAGCAGGGCGATTACGAAGCCGCCCGCGCGGCCTTCGTCGCCCGCCAGCCGATCGGCCGCATCGGTTCCCCCGAGGAAATCGCCGACCTCGCGCTCTATCTCGCGACGGCGACCTACACCACCGGCCAGATCCATGTCATCGACGGCGGCTGGGTGAACTGA
- a CDS encoding fumarylacetoacetate hydrolase family protein, protein MKLLRYGPLGQEKPGILAADGTIRDLSAHVADIAGDAILPEGLARLAAIDPATLPVVEGSPRLGAAVGGTGKFICIGLNYSDHAAETGATVPPEPIIFMKATSAICGPNDNVEIPRGSQKTDWEVELGVVIGKTAKYVSEDEAMDHVAGYVLVNDVSERAFQTEHHGQWTKGKSADTFGPTGPWLVTRDEVPDPQNLKMWLDVNGKRVQDGSSKTMVYGVKFLVSYLSRFMSLRPGDIISTGTPPGVGLGMKPPVFLKAGDVVELGIEGLGTQRQVFVQA, encoded by the coding sequence ATGAAACTGCTGCGTTACGGCCCGCTGGGCCAGGAAAAGCCGGGTATTCTCGCCGCTGACGGCACCATCCGCGACCTGTCCGCCCACGTCGCCGACATCGCCGGCGACGCGATCCTGCCGGAAGGGCTTGCCCGCCTTGCCGCCATCGATCCGGCCACGCTGCCGGTGGTCGAGGGCTCGCCGCGCCTCGGCGCCGCCGTCGGCGGCACCGGCAAGTTCATCTGCATCGGCCTCAACTATTCCGACCACGCCGCCGAGACCGGCGCGACCGTGCCGCCCGAGCCGATCATCTTCATGAAGGCGACCTCGGCGATCTGCGGCCCGAACGACAATGTCGAGATTCCGCGCGGCTCGCAGAAGACCGACTGGGAAGTCGAACTCGGCGTCGTCATCGGCAAGACCGCCAAATATGTCAGCGAAGACGAGGCGATGGATCACGTCGCCGGCTACGTCCTGGTCAACGACGTTTCCGAGCGCGCCTTCCAGACCGAGCACCACGGCCAGTGGACCAAGGGCAAGAGCGCCGACACCTTCGGCCCGACCGGCCCGTGGCTCGTGACCCGGGACGAAGTGCCGGACCCGCAGAACCTGAAGATGTGGCTCGACGTCAACGGCAAGCGCGTCCAGGACGGCTCCAGCAAGACCATGGTCTACGGGGTGAAGTTCCTGGTGTCCTATCTGTCGCGCTTCATGAGCCTGCGTCCGGGCGACATCATCTCCACCGGCACCCCGCCCGGCGTCGGCCTCGGCATGAAGCCGCCGGTGTTCCTGAAGGCGGGCGACGTGGTCGAACTCGGCATCGAGGGCCTCGGCACCCAGCGTCAGGTGTTCGTGCAGGCCTGA
- a CDS encoding copper chaperone PCu(A)C: MSAQTLSNVRSRLRATVVAALLVAPLSAVMAVPLAGPAAAHGFKVGDLELAHPWARATPPGAKVGGGYVTIENTGGTADRLISATADVAGRTEIHEMAVTDGVMTMRPMNEGVEIPAHGEVALKPGGYHLMLMELKQPLKAGESFSGTLTFEKAGTVKVKFSVEPIGTTTPSEMAMPDGMTMDHGSDGMQMDHGNAQ; this comes from the coding sequence ATGTCTGCACAGACCCTTTCAAACGTTCGCTCCCGCCTGCGCGCCACCGTCGTCGCAGCGCTCCTCGTCGCCCCGCTGTCGGCTGTGATGGCGGTTCCGCTCGCCGGCCCCGCCGCCGCCCATGGCTTCAAGGTGGGCGATCTGGAACTCGCCCATCCGTGGGCGCGCGCGACGCCCCCCGGCGCCAAGGTCGGCGGCGGCTATGTCACCATCGAGAACACCGGCGGCACCGCGGATCGCCTGATCTCCGCAACCGCCGATGTCGCCGGGCGCACGGAAATTCACGAAATGGCGGTGACAGACGGCGTCATGACCATGCGGCCGATGAACGAGGGCGTGGAGATCCCCGCCCACGGCGAAGTCGCCCTCAAGCCCGGCGGCTATCACCTGATGCTGATGGAGCTGAAGCAGCCGCTGAAGGCCGGCGAGTCCTTCTCTGGAACGCTGACGTTCGAGAAGGCAGGAACGGTGAAGGTCAAGTTCTCCGTCGAGCCGATCGGCACGACCACGCCGAGCGAGATGGCAATGCCGGACGGCATGACCATGGATCATGGCAGCGACGGCATGCAGATGGATCACGGCAACGCTCAGTGA
- a CDS encoding putative B6 ABC transporter permease subunit 1, with product MALFTEAFVTALVLGAITAGVPLLLAGLGEQMSQKAGVLNIGIEGMMLAGAYAGFLAAFESGSLWLGFLAGLMAGMAVAALMALFAVRLGMNQIVVGIALTLGAEGLTALMHHAQFSQSYPRLPAPDALAVPLLSRLPVLGPAVFTQPPVTYLALAMVAVLAFVYRRTHFGLALQAAGDAPAALDVAGVDVTGTRCVAVLCTGALSGLGGAVLAEVGAGIFVPFITNGAGFIGIVLAMLARGRPLWVLAGALLFGACLSLTTALQVAGVDVPTDIVQMLPFAAVMIALMLFGRRAGLPAALGLPYFRGER from the coding sequence ATGGCGCTGTTCACCGAAGCCTTCGTCACCGCGCTCGTCCTCGGCGCCATCACTGCCGGGGTGCCGCTGCTGCTCGCCGGTCTCGGCGAGCAGATGTCGCAGAAGGCCGGGGTGCTCAATATCGGCATCGAAGGCATGATGCTGGCTGGTGCCTATGCCGGCTTCCTGGCGGCGTTCGAAAGCGGATCGCTCTGGCTCGGCTTCCTGGCCGGGCTGATGGCCGGCATGGCGGTCGCGGCGCTGATGGCGCTGTTCGCCGTGCGGCTCGGCATGAACCAGATCGTGGTCGGCATCGCGCTCACCCTCGGCGCCGAGGGGCTGACCGCGCTCATGCATCATGCGCAGTTCAGCCAAAGCTACCCGCGCCTGCCCGCGCCGGACGCGCTCGCGGTCCCCCTTCTCTCCCGCCTCCCCGTCCTCGGCCCGGCGGTCTTCACCCAGCCGCCGGTCACCTATCTCGCGCTCGCCATGGTGGCCGTGCTGGCGTTCGTCTATCGCCGCACCCATTTTGGCCTCGCGCTTCAGGCAGCCGGCGACGCCCCGGCCGCGCTCGATGTCGCCGGTGTCGACGTGACGGGAACGCGCTGCGTCGCGGTGCTGTGCACGGGGGCGCTGTCCGGCCTCGGCGGCGCCGTTCTCGCGGAGGTCGGGGCCGGCATCTTCGTGCCGTTCATCACCAACGGCGCCGGCTTCATCGGCATCGTGCTGGCGATGCTGGCGCGCGGCCGGCCGCTGTGGGTGCTGGCGGGCGCGCTCCTGTTCGGCGCCTGCCTGTCGCTGACGACCGCCCTCCAGGTCGCCGGCGTCGACGTCCCGACCGACATCGTGCAGATGCTGCCGTTCGCGGCCGTCATGATCGCGCTCATGCTGTTCGGCCGCCGGGCCGGCCTGCCTGCCGCGCTCGGGCTGCCCTATTTCAGGGGCGAGCGTTGA
- a CDS encoding putative B6 ABC transporter permease subunit 2, with protein MEAPKAGHGPEEAGAHVQRRHLTPNHLAQTIAGALAASLVPVLVALLLSGALLAAFGVDPLAYYGYVVARGVLSPSGLQSTLTHMAPLLLIAASQIVAFRSGVWNLGGDGQFLLGATAAAAAGPALALVLPPWLALALGLALGFAVGALWSLAPALLKAYQGLNEIVTTLMMTFLGVSLANALVKLVFLDPATTVPQTRTLAVADRLPRLFGTTVSSGLLIGLVALVAVHLVLRYTAFGFRLRVTGASTRAAVHAGLDVPRLVIAVFALSAGLAGLAGAVQVLGVEGNMRADWNPAYGLVVVPLVFLARLNGLAAIVFVFLFSVLSIGGESAARRLGVPNDLTLVVAAIVLVTLALAERLQQRRQKRAGA; from the coding sequence ATGGAAGCGCCGAAAGCAGGGCACGGGCCGGAGGAAGCCGGCGCGCACGTCCAACGCCGCCATCTCACCCCGAACCATCTCGCCCAGACCATCGCCGGCGCGCTCGCTGCGAGCCTCGTCCCCGTTCTCGTCGCCCTTCTGCTCTCAGGGGCGCTGCTCGCCGCGTTCGGCGTCGATCCCCTCGCCTATTATGGCTATGTCGTCGCGCGCGGCGTGCTCTCGCCCTCTGGCCTTCAGAGCACGCTCACCCACATGGCACCGCTGCTTCTCATCGCCGCCAGCCAGATCGTCGCCTTCCGCTCGGGCGTGTGGAATCTCGGTGGCGACGGCCAGTTCCTGCTCGGCGCAACGGCCGCCGCCGCAGCCGGCCCGGCGCTCGCCCTCGTGCTGCCGCCCTGGTTGGCGCTCGCTCTCGGGCTGGCGCTCGGGTTCGCGGTCGGCGCGCTGTGGTCGCTCGCCCCGGCCCTGCTCAAGGCCTATCAGGGCCTCAACGAGATCGTCACGACGCTGATGATGACGTTCCTCGGCGTGTCGCTCGCCAATGCGCTGGTCAAGCTCGTGTTCCTCGATCCCGCCACCACCGTGCCCCAGACCCGCACGCTTGCCGTCGCGGACCGGCTGCCGCGGCTGTTCGGCACCACGGTGTCCAGCGGCCTCCTCATCGGGCTCGTCGCGCTCGTCGCCGTTCATCTCGTCCTGCGATACACCGCGTTCGGCTTCCGGCTGCGCGTCACGGGCGCCAGCACGCGGGCGGCCGTCCATGCCGGGCTCGACGTGCCGCGGCTCGTCATCGCCGTCTTCGCGCTCTCAGCCGGGCTCGCCGGGCTTGCGGGTGCCGTTCAGGTCCTCGGCGTCGAGGGCAACATGCGGGCGGACTGGAACCCGGCCTATGGCCTCGTCGTGGTGCCGCTCGTCTTCCTCGCTCGCCTGAACGGATTGGCCGCCATCGTGTTCGTGTTCCTGTTCTCGGTGCTCTCCATCGGCGGCGAAAGCGCCGCCCGGCGGCTCGGCGTCCCGAACGACCTCACGCTCGTCGTCGCCGCCATCGTGCTCGTCACGCTCGCGCTGGCCGAACGCCTGCAGCAGCGCAGGCAGAAGCGGGCGGGGGCGTGA
- a CDS encoding putative B6 ABC transporter ATP-binding protein has translation MTDAALVSLEGITRRFPGVTALDGLDLALMPGEVHVVLGENGAGKSTLVAILSGLQQPDAGAIRIAGKPARLASPRRALALGIGTVFQHSMLVPSLTVAENVALGGRWWAAPDRAGLRRRIAALAAELGIAVDPDAVAGTLSLGERQQAEILRALMRGGRVVVLDEATAMLTPRGAADLGALMRRLVAQGFAVLFITHKLAEAEAWGDRITVLCRGRKTGEIAPARLATLDRAAVAREALRLMFGEAATEEATPPPRRAAPATASPVLDIASLAVDDPAMPVTDITVAIAGGEILGVAGIDGNGQRQLAEALAGQRPAAAGRIRLDGRPLDALSVDDRRALGLRYVTDDRLGEGIVSTMAVSDNLVVKDIGRPPFWRRGLERRAEIDRHARALVAAFDVRTPGIDTPAGRLSGGNIQKVILARELDGVARAVIFAKPTNGLDVVNARAVRRRIREAADRGTAVLLFSTDLDELLELSDRIAVMSRGRLIAIVANDGAARVRVADLVSGVAA, from the coding sequence GTGACCGACGCCGCGCTCGTCTCCCTGGAAGGCATCACCAGACGCTTTCCGGGCGTGACGGCGCTCGACGGGCTCGACCTCGCCCTCATGCCGGGCGAGGTGCATGTCGTCCTCGGCGAGAACGGCGCCGGCAAGTCCACGCTGGTGGCCATCCTGTCGGGCCTGCAGCAGCCGGACGCGGGCGCGATCCGCATCGCCGGCAAGCCCGCACGCCTCGCCTCCCCCCGGCGCGCGCTCGCCCTCGGCATCGGCACGGTGTTCCAGCATTCCATGCTGGTGCCGAGCCTGACGGTCGCCGAGAACGTCGCCCTCGGCGGACGCTGGTGGGCCGCACCGGATCGCGCCGGCCTGCGGCGGCGCATCGCTGCGCTTGCCGCCGAACTCGGCATCGCCGTCGATCCCGATGCCGTCGCCGGCACGCTCTCCCTTGGCGAACGCCAGCAGGCCGAGATCCTGCGCGCGCTGATGCGGGGCGGCCGCGTCGTCGTGCTCGACGAGGCGACCGCGATGCTGACGCCGCGCGGTGCCGCCGACCTCGGCGCGCTGATGCGCCGTCTGGTGGCGCAGGGCTTCGCCGTTCTCTTCATCACCCACAAGCTCGCCGAGGCTGAGGCGTGGGGCGACCGCATCACCGTGCTCTGCCGGGGCCGCAAGACCGGCGAGATCGCGCCCGCGCGCCTCGCCACGCTCGACCGCGCAGCGGTCGCCCGCGAAGCGCTCCGGCTGATGTTCGGCGAAGCGGCCACCGAGGAGGCCACACCGCCCCCCCGCCGCGCAGCGCCTGCCACGGCATCGCCCGTCCTCGACATCGCATCGCTCGCCGTGGACGACCCCGCGATGCCGGTGACGGACATCACGGTCGCCATCGCCGGAGGCGAGATCCTCGGCGTCGCCGGCATCGACGGCAACGGCCAGCGGCAGCTCGCCGAGGCGCTCGCCGGGCAGCGCCCGGCCGCCGCCGGCCGGATCCGGCTCGACGGCCGTCCGCTCGACGCTCTCTCCGTCGACGACCGCCGCGCCCTCGGCCTGCGCTACGTCACCGACGACCGCCTCGGCGAAGGCATCGTCTCCACCATGGCCGTCTCCGACAACCTCGTCGTCAAGGACATCGGCCGGCCGCCGTTCTGGCGCCGGGGCCTGGAACGCCGCGCCGAGATCGACCGTCACGCCCGCGCGCTGGTCGCGGCCTTCGACGTGCGCACGCCCGGCATCGATACACCGGCGGGCCGGCTCTCCGGCGGCAACATCCAGAAGGTCATCCTCGCCCGCGAACTCGACGGCGTGGCGCGGGCGGTGATCTTCGCCAAGCCCACCAACGGGCTCGACGTGGTGAACGCCCGCGCCGTCCGCCGCCGCATCCGCGAGGCGGCCGACCGGGGAACGGCCGTGCTGCTGTTCTCGACCGACCTCGACGAGCTTCTCGAACTCAGCGATCGCATCGCCGTGATGTCCCGCGGCCGTCTCATCGCCATCGTCGCGAACGATGGCGCGGCCCGCGTGCGGGTCGCCGATCTCGTCAGCGGCGTCGCGGCATGA
- a CDS encoding putative B6 ABC transporter substrate-binding protein, whose translation MSTGSLKLVVRSLAFAALAGVAFAGVPAFAAEVKTIAILTPEQGTDFGWNQQGIAAARAAGAKEGVQVIVAENLGYGDVRPTLRELAEDGANLMIAHASGYNTAAPEIGAETGVPVAITDRPDAAVPGKVADYTLSGHEGAYLAGRLAAKMTRTGTVGIVVSAEPPAWNAQSKAFAEGVKAENPKVVIRYAVIGPAAYSDAAGGKRVTEAVIAAGADVVFGQGNGSSFGMLQAVETAKAVDGGKVYFIDVIGDKSSLDKGNLLSSVVWNLTPVFTAMIEDVKNDRFGTHNYQIGLADNSVALLKTDHIPPQVWDDLMAIRQQIVDGKIKVTPSYDPAAVHQVVSELPAKAQ comes from the coding sequence GTGTCGACCGGATCCCTGAAGTTGGTTGTCCGTTCCCTCGCTTTCGCCGCGCTCGCGGGCGTGGCGTTCGCCGGCGTTCCGGCCTTCGCCGCCGAGGTGAAGACGATCGCCATCCTCACGCCGGAACAGGGCACGGATTTCGGCTGGAACCAGCAGGGTATCGCCGCCGCCCGGGCTGCCGGCGCGAAGGAGGGTGTGCAGGTCATCGTCGCGGAGAATCTCGGCTACGGCGACGTCCGGCCGACCCTGCGCGAACTCGCCGAGGACGGCGCCAACCTGATGATCGCCCACGCCAGCGGCTACAACACCGCCGCCCCCGAGATCGGCGCCGAGACCGGCGTGCCCGTCGCGATCACCGACCGTCCGGATGCCGCCGTTCCGGGCAAGGTCGCCGACTATACCCTGAGCGGCCACGAGGGCGCCTATCTCGCCGGTCGCCTTGCGGCGAAGATGACGCGCACCGGCACCGTCGGCATCGTCGTGTCCGCCGAGCCTCCGGCCTGGAACGCGCAGTCGAAGGCCTTCGCCGAAGGCGTCAAGGCGGAGAACCCCAAGGTCGTCATCCGCTACGCCGTGATCGGCCCGGCCGCCTATTCGGATGCCGCCGGCGGCAAGCGCGTCACCGAGGCCGTCATCGCCGCCGGTGCCGACGTGGTGTTCGGCCAGGGCAACGGTTCGAGCTTCGGCATGCTGCAGGCCGTCGAGACCGCGAAGGCGGTCGACGGCGGCAAGGTCTATTTCATCGACGTCATCGGCGACAAGTCGAGCCTCGACAAGGGCAACCTGCTCAGCTCCGTGGTCTGGAACCTCACGCCGGTGTTCACGGCGATGATCGAGGACGTGAAGAACGACCGCTTCGGCACCCACAACTACCAGATCGGCCTTGCCGACAATTCGGTCGCGCTGCTCAAGACCGATCACATCCCGCCGCAGGTGTGGGACGACCTGATGGCCATCCGCCAGCAGATCGTCGACGGCAAGATCAAGGTCACGCCGTCCTACGATCCCGCTGCCGTGCATCAGGTCGTCAGCGAACTGCCGGCGAAAGCGCAGTGA